The following proteins are co-located in the Solanum pennellii chromosome 1, SPENNV200 genome:
- the LOC107007909 gene encoding putative E3 ubiquitin-protein ligase RF298, giving the protein MASMVAKACATPSAQYTPAVTVLEKGSRNKRKFRADPPLVDPNKMIPSPQFECTSFEFSADKFGMIPTHELSNGCDMCSLKQDSSESLKLDLGLSCSVGSSEVGPSEPREVVETTEQFHDADWSDFTEAQLEELVLNNLDTIFRSAIKRIMAFGYSEEIATKAVLRSGICYGCKDIVSNIVENTLVFLRSGHDIDLSGEHYFEDLLQMEKYVLAELVCVLREVRPFFSTGDAMWCLLICDMNVSHACAMESDPLSSLVGDSSENSSASLQPHLQSEAKSSESITRIPCKPNPSVACAHCSSETSNVASAISGHSFQLEASNIPGVHEIKPNPSFALTGIIPEKDSSSSLFDTVDKTFTATGAPNPPIVEEEFVGTRKVSGITKREYILRQKSLHLEKHYRTYGSKGVSRKFNGFSGLVLDNKLKSMADSAGMNIKNASLKVNKISVAGRNDNVHHSISTNNGFSSTSVFGSNNGNGPVPLPNTNIPSSSPQFSTSPALPAADTELSLSFPASNMTPMPLSYNAGAGVCAFNMIPNEKSIAQWVPQDKKDEMILKLVPRVRELQGQLQEWTEWANQKVMQAARRLSKDKAELKTLRQEKEEVERLKKEKQSLEENTMKKLAEMENALFKAKGQFERANAAVRRLEIEKDLLKRDMEAAKLRAAELAGSCQEVSKRENKTLMKFQSWEKQKAILQDELAAERRKLVELQQQLEQAKDVLNQLEGRWKQEKNATEDLLRQASSLRKEREQIETSAKSKEDMTKLKAESSLQKYKDDIERLEKEISQLRLKTDSSKIAALKRGIDGSYASKLTDFRNAPLPKDTQKPYISTFVTDFEEYSQDGGVKRERECVMCLSEEMSVVFLPCAHQVVCTTCNELHEKQGMKECPSCRSLIQQRICARYNHT; this is encoded by the exons ATGGCATCAATGGTTGCAAAGGCATGTGCTACGCCATCGGCTCAATATACACCGGCTGTGACAGTCTTGGAAAAAGGAAGTAGGAATAAGAGGAAATTCAGAGCGGATCCACCTCTAGTTGATCCGAATAAAATGATTCCTTCACCTCAGTTTGAGTGCACGAGTTTTGAATTTTCAGCGGATAAATTTGGAATGATCCCTACTCATGAATTGTCGAATGGTTGTGATATGTGTAGCCTGAAGCAAGACAGCTCAGAAAGTTTGAAACTTGACCTCGGATTGTCTTGCAGTGTAGGATCGTCTGAAGTAGGTCCAAGTGAGCCGAGAGAGGTAGTTGAAACAACTGAACAGTTCCATGATGCTGATTGGAGTGATTTTACGGAAGCCCAGCTAGAAGAGCTTGTCTTGAACAACTTGGATACAATTTTCAGGAGTGCAATTAAGAGAATAATGGCATTTGGTTACAGTGAAGAGATTGCCACAAAGGCTGTTTTAAGGTCTGGTATTTGCTATGGTTGTAAGGACATTGTATCAAACATAGTGGAGAATACATTGGTTTTTCTTCGTAGCGGCCATGACATTGACTTATCCGGGGAGCATTATTTTGAGGATTTGCTGCAAATGGAAAAGTATGTGTTGGCGGAATTGGTCTGTGTTCTGCGGGAAGTTAGGCCTTTCTTTAGCACTGGTGATGCAATGTGGTGCTTGCTAATATGTGATATGAATGTATCTCATGCTTGTGCAATGGAAAGTGATCCTTTGAGTAGTTTGGTTGGTGACAGCAGTGAAAACTCCTCTGCTTCTCTGCAGCCTCATTTGCAATCCGAGGCCAAAAGTTCTGAATCCATCACTAGAATTCCCTGTAAGCCAAATCCTTCAGTTGCTTGTGCACATTGTTCGTCTGAGACTTCCAATGTCGCTTCTGCTATTTCTGGGCATAGCTTTCAGTTGGAGGCATCCAATATTCCAGGAGTCCATGAGATCAAACCTAATCCTTCATTTGCTCTGACTGGAATTATCCCAGAGAAAGATTCTTCAAGTTCTCTGTTTGACACTGTTGATAAGACCTTTACGGCCACAGGAGCACCCAATCCTCCAATCGTTGAGGAGGAGTTTGTGGGTACTAGAAAGGTATCTGGCATCACCAAAAGGGAGTATATACTTAGGCAAAAGTCCCTACATCTGGAGAAACATTACCGCACTTACGGTTCAAAAGGGGTCAGTAGGAAATTCAACGGTTTTAGTGGTTTAGTATTAGATAATAAACTTAAGTCCATGGCAGACTCTGCTGGCATGAATATAAAGAACGCTTCATTGAAGGTCAATAAGATCTCTGTTGCCGGGAGAAATGATAATGTACACCATAGTATCTCAACAAataatggattttcttcaaCATCAGTTTTTGGGTCCAATAATGGCAATGGACCTGTTCCATTACCTAATACAAATATCCCTTCTTCATCACCACAATTCAGTACTTCACCTGCACTGCCTGCTGCTGATACTGAGCTATCACTCTCATTCCCTGCCAGCAACATGACCCCAATGCCTCTTAGTTATAACGCTGGAGCCGGTGTTTGTGCTTTTAATATGATTCCTAATGAAAAATCTATTGCTCAATGGGTTCCTCAAGACAAGAAAGATGAAATGATTCTAAAGTTAGTTCCAAGGGTTCGCGAATTGCAAGGTCAGCTCCAAGAGTGGACAGAATGGGCCAATCAGAAGGTTATGCAAGCCGCTCGTAGACTGAGTAAAGATAAAGCTGAGCTTAAGACACTTCggcaagaaaaagaagaagtggAGAGGCTGAAGAAAGAGAAGCAGAGTTTGGAGGAAAATACCATGAAAAAGCTAGCCGAGATGGAGAATGCCTTGTTTAAGGCTAAGGGACAATTCGAACGAGCTAATGCTGCTGTTCGTAGACTTGAGATCGAGAAGGATTTACTAAAGAGGGATATGGAAGCTGCCAAATTGCGTGCAGCAGAGTTAGCTGGAAGCTGTCAGGAAGTTTCAAAGAGGGAAAATAAGACACTCATGAAGTTCCAGTCATGGGAGAAGCAGAAAGCTATATTACAGGATGAACTGGCAGCTGAAAGACGGAAGCTGGTGGAACTGCAACAACAACTGGAGCAAGCTAAAGATGTTCTGAACCAGCTCGAG GGTAGATGGAAGCAGGAAAAGAATGCCACGGAAGATTTACTTAGGCAGGCTAGTTCATTAAGGAAAGAGAGAGAACAGATTGAAACTTCAGCCAAATCCAAGGAGGATATGACCAAATTAAAAGCTGAAAGTAGCTTACAAAAGTATAAAGATGATATTGAAAGGCTAGAAAAGGAAATATCCCAGCTCAGACTAAAGACTGATTCTTCAAAGATAGCCGCTCTTAAAAGAGGCATAGATGGAAGCTATGCAAGCAAACTGACCGACTTTAGAAATGCTCCATTACCAAAAGACACTCAAAAACCTTATATCTCCACATTTGTGACAGATTTTGAGGAATATTCTCAGGATGGAGGGGTGAAACGAGAACGCGAGTGTGTCATGTGCTTGTCCGAGGAGATGTCTGTGGTTTTTCTGCCATGTGCTCATCAAGTGGTATGCACGACATGCAACGAACTTCATGAGAAGCAAGGGATGAAAGAATGTCCTTCTTGTAGGAGCCTGATCCAGCAGCGGATTTGTGCGCGCTATAATCATACTTAG